Part of the Borrelia turicatae 91E135 genome, TAATATCTTCAATTTGAGAATCATTAAACCATTTGTAAAATTCTGGCATACTTATGTCGTTAAAGACACTTGCAATTTCTTTTGAATAATATTCAAAATCAAATGAATTACTCCGATTAATTGGTCTGAAATTTGGATCTGAGATTGATATTGTCTTTCTAAATTTAACACCCCCATTTTTAGAAGAAACATCACTCATACTCTCATTACGCTTTCTATGTTTTATATTCACCTTTGCCAAATCTAAAAGCTGTTCCAAGATCTTTCCTTCAAGATGTTCTGCTGATTCAACCTTAGCTATAGCTTTTATCTCTTCAGGTAATACATATTTTCGAACAAGCTCTCGGCTTTGGGCTAAGAGTATCTCATCAAGTGAATATCCTTTAGAGAGTAATGTCTCTTTATTAAAGTGATTACTTAAGTATTTACTTGCAAGTGTATCAATCTCATTGATACGTGTTGCTTCCTTTAAGAGTTTATCTTGTAATAATGCACGCTCCTGAACCTCAGCAAGTTCTTTTGATACACGCTCATTTATACTTAAAGCCTGATTATCAGATTCTTTTGATGCTTTATACGCTTTATATTCTTCATATTCAGCAGCACTTATA contains:
- a CDS encoding DUF1357 family protein translates to MEVEKTNDSLKTATDTEAVSKTPVMVSISAAEYEEYKAYKASKESDNQALSINERVSKELAEVQERALLQDKLLKEATRINEIDTLASKYLSNHFNKETLLSKGYSLDEILLAQSRELVRKYVLPEEIKAIAKVESAEHLEGKILEQLLDLAKVNIKHRKRNESMSDVSSKNGGVKFRKTISISDPNFRPINRSNSFDFEYYSKEIASVFNDISMPEFYKWFNDSQIEDININPGDMCLHKNLIAGIDKMSNIVMSTLGFRSKPVKLNYLKLQYKFNHLQQTYEKVYQNNNFLPFRQAYKLASNEIIKLIDRFILTGCISTKIEKTFSDNMYGLLNMPNQVKEEVSSSDKDKMDKIFEKIKSGLLKLELDDEFVIAYGSTSLKLVEPYAITNSSSNVYSSTYS